The following nucleotide sequence is from Psychroflexus torquis ATCC 700755.
ACTCTTTCGTTGGCAACTATTTTTTATAAAGATCTCTGCAAGATGTGTCGCTTCTCCCTGCCAGCTAGTTTACAAGTATTAAAACTGCCCATAAATAATAAATTGAATTATTTTTTGATTGCCAATTTTACGTGTTCAAAGTCGTCCTTTTAAACTGCTCCCACTTTGCCTAATCACTAGTGTCAAACCTGCTTAACTACATCATTCTGCTGTACTTGAAAACCGATCAAAACCGACGGTAAGACCAGAGGATTTTTACAAACCCATTAATTTACCAATGCTAGGTTACTCTAGAGCCATTGGATACCATTTATCAGCTATTGACTTGCCTATTCGTAGCTAGAAAACAGTATTTTGATATGTGTTTAGAGGTTATTAATTATTTATAATAAAGTGTACTTTATTATAAATAATTTGAGATTAAAATTAGTTAGCTCCGAGATTTCACCGTTTATTAAAACATGTATTTAATGTTAATATTTTTAAGACAATAAAAAAATCACTAAATTTAGAATGTAGATAAAGTAAATGATACAAAAAATTGTGTCATCTAAATGTTGTGCATCATACGAAAAACGAAAAAACGGGGAAGCTGAAAACCTATTAGAGTAAGCACTAACTAAATAGGTATAATTATGAAAAAACTAAATAAATTAACTTTAATCACAATGATATTTGCATTGTCTTTTGCAATTCAAAGTTGTGAACAAAAGCAAAAGGAACCAACGGTAGAAGTTGAAAAAGAAGAAATCTCCAAATCTGCCACTTTAGAAGAACTCGGACAGATGAACCGCGATTTTGCAAAAGCATTAACAGCAAAAGATGCTGTGGCTGCTGCCATTGTTTATGACGAGAATGCTTCTATACTTCCGCCAAATGAACCTATTGTTACTGGACGCGCCAACATTCAAGCATATTGGCAAGGAGCTATTGATGCCGGGATTATTGATGCAACTGTAAAAACGATTGATGCTAAAAGTGTAGGTAATTCAGGTTACGAAATTGGAACGTTTACAATGCGGTTTCACGGAGCGAAAAATGATACACTAGTTGAAGTTGGGAAATATACAGAAATACTTGAGCTAAATAAGGAAGGAAAGTGGATGGCTATTTATGGTATGTGGAGTAGTAATGAACCAATGCCAACCGAATAAAAGTACGAACGCACAACAAAGAACTGAGGTGAAAAACAACTCTTTTCTCTATTGATTTTGAGACACTTAAATTCTAAGCTCATGGATTTATAATACTGATTCTTTGAGCTTTTTTAATTTATTTTTCTCTATTTATTTAGGCAACACAGAAACTTTCAACTTCATAAACAACTGTGGGCCAACGAGGCTTCGAAAATCATTGCAATAATCAAGGCTTTTTTGTGACGTAAAACGAAACTGATCTATAACCCCCTAAATGCTGACCAACTACTCCCCTATTATTCCTCGTAGCAAAAGAAAACAATGATTTTACTTCACCCACTAGCCATCTTCAAAACAGCAGCATTAGTCAAGACCAAAACTTTTTAGGGTAAAGCCAAAAGTCAGAAACCTATCTTCTTGACTTTGATTTTCAATCACAATACTCTCGAAAGTATGGATATAATTTATTTTAAAATTCAGAAACTTCCAAAGGGGTAGTTCTAAAGCTAAATCTGCTTGCCATCTAAAATTATCACTTTGCTCCAAAGAAGGCTGGAAATAGAGTTCATGTTTTAAAATGACTTTCTTTTTAAATAAATTATATTTACCATTCACCCAAACGGTACCCCGAAACGTGTTAATAGATTCACTTCCATCATAGTCTGAACGGTTAAAGTTAGTTTCCCCAAAAGCTGTCTGTTCGTATTCACTAGAAAGGGAAAGCTTTAGCCAGTGGCTTTTCTTGTTCACAATTTGATAGGTAACCCCTGCCCCTAGCAGAGAACGTAAATCAATTTCTCTTCGGAAATTGGTACTTATAAAACCTAATACTAAAGGATATAGTTTGCGGTCGGGATTTAGGTATAAAAAGTTTACACTTAAAATATCCTCATCAGCTTTTTCCTTTCCAAACTCTTGATACACATATGAATTTTGAGTTTTGAAAACCAAATTTTTTAAAGGTTTAAAACTAAAATCTGATTTTGCTCTAAAAATGATGGTTTCTACATTTCCGCCCTGATAAAATCCAGTTAATGAAAGGTTTGCTTTTATGCTAAGCGTATCACTTTCATTAATTTGAGCTGAAAGAAGCATAGGGAAAAACAAGAGGAAGTACAGAAACTTAGTCATTCTAATTAAGGATAAGCCTATTTAAATTGAAGTACCAAAATAAATCATTTATTCTAAACAGAGAAATGTTCTTTGTAGATCATGCACTTAGAGGCAACTTACTTAGTTTTTGCCTTCATAAAGCTAAATTTTAAAAACTTAAAATTAAAATGCCACAATAGATTCACCTTAAAGTAAAGTGTGGAGTTTACTTTGGTTTTGTTGAGAAACACAAAACAAATCTAGGAGGAGAAATTTATGATTTAACGAATACCATACAATGTTGCCACGGAAGATTTCCTTTATTTTTTTCTAACGTAAAACCTGCAGCTTCAAATTCTTTAATCGCTTGCTTTTCACTCATTTTATGAACCTTTTTAATGGGGACACTGGGATCTTCGGCTCGATACTCGATTAAATAAATTTTACCGTCTGCTCGCAAAGCACTTTTTATGGAAGCCAGCATTTCTATGGGGTAACTAAACTCATGGTAGACATCTACCATAAGTATTTTATCAACCGAATTTTTAGCTAAGTTGACACTCTTTTCACTTCCTTTAACAAGCGCCACATTATCAATCTCGTTATCGGTAATACGTTCGTTCATTTCTACAAGCATTTCATCTTGAATATCTACCGCATAAACGAATACGTCTTTGGCTATTGAAGACATTTTAAACACATGATACCCAGATCCTGCTCCAATATCTGCAATGATATCTCCTGAAGTGATATTCATATGTTGTAATAATTTCGCTGTGTTCTCTTCCCTTTCGCGTTCAGGACGATCTAGCCAGCTCATCCCTTGAAAACCCATCACGTAGGCAATTTCTCTTCCCATATACCATTTACCTGTCCCATTGGGATCTCCTTCCTTATACGCATAGATGTCTACTGAACTTGGACTTTGAGCTATTAAAGTAATTGAAAAGCAGAATACGAGTAAACCTATAATTTTTCTCATAAGACAACTCTTTTTTTCATTTAACCTAAAATTAATATTTTTTATTAAGAAATAAGAAAAGACTTAAATTTTTAAGAACTGTTTGAGATCTGTACTATGCATAAAGCAATAAACAGCCTATGCACTAAGGTTTTACTCGACTAGGCTTTACATAACAGCAGGATCTGAACATAAAGTAATACACTACGGAAATCCAAAATGGCTAGGTCTTCTTCATTTAGACATCTTTATACCAGGTTTAAATATCGGCATTGAGTATCAAGGAAATAGCATAAATAGCCTGTATAGTCTTTTGGAAGAATTGAAGCTTTCAAAAAAACCTTGGACGTGATAAGCGAAAAAAAAAACTCAGCTCTGATAATAATTTGAAACTATTTTATGTTTTTTCAGAAACCGTCACCATAAAATTTATTACAAAAATAAAAGAAAATATAAAAGCTTTAAACACTAAATAAGCATTTATGTGATTCTTTCGTCCTAGCATGATTACCACTTTATCTGTACCGTTTGTTCATCTCATTAATAGGTAAGAATCCCTTGGAAAAAGAACCTTTATGACCATTGACAAAAGACTAGGCTCTATAATTCAGTTAATTACGAGGATAAATCTTTAATTTTTTTAAAAAGGGAGGTGTTTATTTGTGGAATACAAGCTATATTTATATATATTAATTCTTAATAATCAATCTTATGAAATATGTTAAGCAGTATGTTTTTATTCTAAGCCTTGCCCTTTTAAGTAGTTGTACACAAAATTCAACAGAAGAAGGCTATCCCATTAAAACACAAGAAGACGCCAATGGCTTTAGCTATGAAATGGCAGAAAATGACCCTTCAGGATTAAGACTCTACACCTTGGATAATGGTTTAAAAGTCTACCTTGGAAAGAATGAAGAAGATCCCAAAATTCAAACCTTAATAGCTGTAAGAGCTGGATCTACCTACGACCCCGCCGATAATACTGGACTTGCCCATTACCTAGAGCACATGGTCTTTAAAGGAACAGATGACATAGGCACTTCAGATTATAAAGCTGAATCTAAATTACTTGCAGAAATTTCAGATTTATACGAAGCACATAAAAAAGAACAAGATCCTGAGAAGAAAAAAATAATCTACAAGCAAATAGATTCTGTTTCTTATGAAGCTTCGAAATTAACCATAGCCAATGAATATGATAAAATGGTGAACTCTTTAGGTGCTGAGGGAACCAACGCTTTTACATCGAACGAGCAAACGGTTTATGTCAACAAAATACCATCAAATGAGTTGGAAAAATGGTTAACCGTAGAAAGCGAGCGTTTTAGTAAATTGGTTTTACGCTTGTTTCACACCGAATTGGAAGCTGTTTATGAAGAATTCAACAGAGGTCAAGATAGCGATGGCAGAAAGCAATACTTCGCTACCTTAGAAGGACTTTTTCCTACACATCCCTACGGAACTCAATCTACCATTGGAATTTCTGAACACTTAAAAAATCCATCTATGGAAGCTATTAATGCTTATTTTGATAAGTATTATGTTCCTAACAATATGGCGGTAATTTTGGTAGGAGACTTAGATTTTGATGCTACCATCCAAAAAGTGAATGATGCTTTTGGAGATTATGAACGCAAAGAAGTAACGCATCCAACTTTTGAAAAATTAGCTCCACTTACAGCACCAGTAAAAAAAGAAGTCTATGGCCCTACATCGGAGTCTGTTTACTTAGCATTTAGAGCTGAAGGGAAAGGTTCTGAACAAGAGGTTTTACTTACGCTTGTAGATTATATGCTAGCCAATTCTCAAGCTGGACTTATCGATTTAAATTTGAATCAGAAGCAAGTCGTACAAAACGCATCTTCTTATACCAATTTTGATAATGACTATGGATTCCATCTTCTTTATGGGAGCCCAAAAGAGAATCAAACCTTAGATGAAGTAAGCGATTTACTATTGGAGCAAATAGAAAAAATTAAAAAAGGAGAATTTGAAGATTGGTTGCTTGATGCGGTTGTCAACGATTTAAGATTATCACAAATCAGACAATACGAAAATGCTTCTTCTACAGCTTACTCTTATTTAGAGGCCTTTATTGGCTTTCAAAACTGGAATAGTAGATTGGAAATGCTAGACAGAATGAAAGGAATTAGCAAAGAAGATATTGTAAAATTTGCCAACGAATTTTATGGAGACAATTATGTAGAGGTACATAAGTTAAAAGGAGAAGATACTTCTATAGTTAAAGTTGAAAACCCTGGCATCACTCCAATAGAATTGAATAGAGATAAAGAGTCTGCCTTCTTGAAAACTTTCAATGACGTTGAATCTCCAAATTTAGAACCACAATATATAGACTATAAAACAGCGATATTGGAAACAAAAACCAAGAATAACATTGGAGTTTCCTATATTAAAAATCCAAACAATGATATTTTTAATTTGAATATCATTTTTGATATGGGTCAAGATAATGACAGAATGGTGTCACTTGCTGCTGGTTATTTAGATTATTTGGGAACCGATAAATATACACCAGAAGAGCTAAAACAAGAATTTTATAAAATTGGAATAAACTACAATGTATTTTCATCTAATGATAAAACTTACGTAGGTATTTCTGGCTTAAAAGAAAATCTTGATTCAGGTTTAGTCTTATTAGAGAACCTTTGGGACAATGCAAAGCCTAACCAAGAAGCTTACGACAAATATGTAGAAAGCATTCTGAAAGGAAGACAAGATGCAAAAACTCAAAAAGGTTTTATATTTAGAAATGGAATGATGAACTATGCCCAATATGGTGAAAATTCTAGACTGCGAAACATCTATTCTGAAGCAGAACTAAAAGCATTTGATCCTGCCGAATTGGTAGATAAAATGAAAGATTTGCGGGCGTACAAACAACGCGTATTTTATTATGGAAACGATGTGGATGCTGCTGTTGCATCTTTAGATGCACACCATATAGTACCTGAGACTTTGTTGGATTATCCTGAGGAAATGGAGTACCAAAACCTAGATACAGGAGGTAATGTTTATTTTGTAGACT
It contains:
- a CDS encoding YybH family protein, with translation MKKLNKLTLITMIFALSFAIQSCEQKQKEPTVEVEKEEISKSATLEELGQMNRDFAKALTAKDAVAAAIVYDENASILPPNEPIVTGRANIQAYWQGAIDAGIIDATVKTIDAKSVGNSGYEIGTFTMRFHGAKNDTLVEVGKYTEILELNKEGKWMAIYGMWSSNEPMPTE
- a CDS encoding DUF481 domain-containing protein, coding for MTKFLYFLLFFPMLLSAQINESDTLSIKANLSLTGFYQGGNVETIIFRAKSDFSFKPLKNLVFKTQNSYVYQEFGKEKADEDILSVNFLYLNPDRKLYPLVLGFISTNFRREIDLRSLLGAGVTYQIVNKKSHWLKLSLSSEYEQTAFGETNFNRSDYDGSESINTFRGTVWVNGKYNLFKKKVILKHELYFQPSLEQSDNFRWQADLALELPLWKFLNFKINYIHTFESIVIENQSQEDRFLTFGFTLKSFGLD
- a CDS encoding class I SAM-dependent methyltransferase; the encoded protein is MRKIIGLLVFCFSITLIAQSPSSVDIYAYKEGDPNGTGKWYMGREIAYVMGFQGMSWLDRPEREREENTAKLLQHMNITSGDIIADIGAGSGYHVFKMSSIAKDVFVYAVDIQDEMLVEMNERITDNEIDNVALVKGSEKSVNLAKNSVDKILMVDVYHEFSYPIEMLASIKSALRADGKIYLIEYRAEDPSVPIKKVHKMSEKQAIKEFEAAGFTLEKNKGNLPWQHCMVFVKS
- a CDS encoding M16 family metallopeptidase, with the protein product MKYVKQYVFILSLALLSSCTQNSTEEGYPIKTQEDANGFSYEMAENDPSGLRLYTLDNGLKVYLGKNEEDPKIQTLIAVRAGSTYDPADNTGLAHYLEHMVFKGTDDIGTSDYKAESKLLAEISDLYEAHKKEQDPEKKKIIYKQIDSVSYEASKLTIANEYDKMVNSLGAEGTNAFTSNEQTVYVNKIPSNELEKWLTVESERFSKLVLRLFHTELEAVYEEFNRGQDSDGRKQYFATLEGLFPTHPYGTQSTIGISEHLKNPSMEAINAYFDKYYVPNNMAVILVGDLDFDATIQKVNDAFGDYERKEVTHPTFEKLAPLTAPVKKEVYGPTSESVYLAFRAEGKGSEQEVLLTLVDYMLANSQAGLIDLNLNQKQVVQNASSYTNFDNDYGFHLLYGSPKENQTLDEVSDLLLEQIEKIKKGEFEDWLLDAVVNDLRLSQIRQYENASSTAYSYLEAFIGFQNWNSRLEMLDRMKGISKEDIVKFANEFYGDNYVEVHKLKGEDTSIVKVENPGITPIELNRDKESAFLKTFNDVESPNLEPQYIDYKTAILETKTKNNIGVSYIKNPNNDIFNLNIIFDMGQDNDRMVSLAAGYLDYLGTDKYTPEELKQEFYKIGINYNVFSSNDKTYVGISGLKENLDSGLVLLENLWDNAKPNQEAYDKYVESILKGRQDAKTQKGFIFRNGMMNYAQYGENSRLRNIYSEAELKAFDPAELVDKMKDLRAYKQRVFYYGNDVDAAVASLDAHHIVPETLLDYPEEMEYQNLDTGGNVYFVDYDMVQSEIMLISKGDTFNEEKMAASRLFNTYFGSGLSSIVFQEIRESKSLAYSAYAGYRMASKEGEPDYTMAYVGTQANKLEQAVDAMMELMNDMPEAEEQFNQAKKATLKQIAAERITKSDIFWTFEGLKKRGITNDYREEMYKTIEKMTFDDLKTFFDENIKGQDYNVAVIGNRKDLDFDALGKLGRVKELDIDYLFNYEKKEKESIKEVKL